Proteins from a genomic interval of Psychrobacter fulvigenes:
- a CDS encoding formimidoylglutamase: protein MTIAVSHTAADMSRWTGRAEPFETARARYWYQIAQPYDFDSTSQQNGQRIGLVGFACDQGVRRNQGRVGARAAPPLIRQAFAALPVIAELQQRFDGQLPTLLGDAGDIHCHDNDDFAERTLEQAQVKYADKISHIIQQGGLPIGLGGGHAIAYGSFVGLWQALSSETDQPTNNVSNVENYFENNVESHVKSHASTMPTIGVINFDAHLDIRQSDVATSGTPFRQIAEHLNEQDQPFNYCCIGVSRFSNTAALFDRAEQLGVHIISDEDCTNKKWKKIAAQIENFINDVDVIYLTIDMDCLPSSIVPGVSAPAAYGIELSFVERAVKRIMASGKVKMADIAEINPTFDVDARSCKVAARLLATIIEQHLLLV, encoded by the coding sequence ATGACAATAGCCGTTAGCCACACTGCAGCTGATATGAGTCGGTGGACAGGCCGTGCTGAGCCGTTTGAAACTGCGCGCGCCCGCTACTGGTATCAAATAGCTCAGCCTTATGACTTTGATAGCACCAGTCAGCAAAACGGTCAGCGCATTGGACTGGTCGGATTCGCTTGTGACCAAGGTGTCAGACGCAATCAAGGACGCGTAGGTGCCAGAGCGGCTCCGCCCTTGATTCGTCAGGCTTTTGCAGCGCTGCCAGTCATCGCTGAGTTACAACAACGCTTTGATGGTCAATTGCCGACTCTACTAGGTGATGCTGGCGATATCCATTGTCATGATAATGATGATTTTGCCGAGCGTACTCTTGAGCAAGCTCAAGTAAAATATGCCGATAAGATAAGTCATATTATCCAGCAAGGCGGCCTACCTATTGGGCTTGGTGGTGGTCATGCCATCGCTTATGGCAGTTTTGTAGGATTATGGCAGGCGCTGTCATCAGAAACCGATCAGCCTACTAATAACGTTAGCAATGTCGAAAACTATTTTGAAAATAATGTTGAAAGCCATGTTAAAAGCCATGCAAGCACAATGCCTACCATCGGGGTGATTAACTTTGACGCTCATCTAGATATTCGCCAATCTGATGTCGCCACGTCTGGTACGCCATTTCGCCAAATAGCCGAGCACCTTAATGAACAGGATCAGCCATTTAACTATTGCTGTATTGGCGTCAGTCGGTTTTCCAATACTGCCGCGCTCTTCGACCGTGCTGAGCAGTTAGGCGTACACATTATCAGTGACGAAGATTGCACCAACAAAAAGTGGAAAAAAATTGCTGCTCAAATAGAAAATTTTATCAATGACGTTGATGTGATCTACTTAACCATTGATATGGATTGCTTGCCATCGAGCATCGTACCTGGTGTCAGTGCGCCAGCCGCCTATGGTATTGAGCTGAGCTTCGTTGAGCGCGCGGTCAAACGTATCATGGCATCAGGCAAAGTAAAAATGGCTGACATTGCCGAGATTAATCCAACCTTTGATGTTGATGCGCGCAGCTGCAAAGTTGCCGCTCGCCTCTTGGCGACTATTATCGAGCAGCATTTACTTTTAGTATAA
- the hutH gene encoding histidine ammonia-lyase yields the protein MTDIKKLTLHPRQLSFEMLRDIYEQPVILTLPDSAYEAIDASHEDVRTIIARDKSAYGINTGFGLLAKTRISDDQLELLQRNLIVSHSVGTGEALPDNVVRLIMVMKVASLAQGVSGVRRAVVDSLLGLINNQITPNIPAKGSVGASGDLAPLSHMTLAMMGEGDVYVGGKKVPAAEALAQHGLEPITLAAKEGLALINGTQVSTALALRGYFLARDLLETATIVGSMSIDAAKGSDAPFDARIHEVRGHHGQIEIAKAHRQLIKGSAIRASHDGEQDDRVQDPYCLRCQPQVMGACLDIINQAGKTLLIESNAVTDNPLIFTNDDGPVAISGGNFHAEPVAFAADILALAIAEIGSMSERRVALLIDATLSGGLPPFLVDNAGVNSGFMIAHVTAAALASENKSIAHPGSVDSIPTSANQEDHVSMATYCARRLYEMAQNTATIVGIELLAAGQGIDFHRGLDTSEPLQTAHQKLREQVTFYDKDRYLAPDIEAAKQLVLDGTLTEYWQSLRSDWYESK from the coding sequence ATGACTGATATCAAAAAACTAACCCTACACCCACGCCAATTAAGCTTTGAGATGTTGCGCGATATTTATGAGCAACCTGTCATATTGACGCTACCCGACAGTGCTTATGAGGCGATAGATGCCTCGCATGAAGATGTACGTACCATTATTGCGCGTGATAAAAGCGCTTATGGTATCAATACCGGTTTTGGCCTATTAGCAAAAACCCGTATCAGTGATGATCAGCTTGAGCTACTGCAGCGTAACCTTATTGTTTCTCACTCAGTGGGTACTGGCGAGGCGCTACCAGACAACGTGGTCAGGCTAATTATGGTGATGAAAGTTGCTAGCCTCGCGCAGGGCGTCTCTGGCGTCCGACGCGCTGTGGTCGATAGCTTACTTGGCTTAATTAATAATCAAATTACGCCAAACATTCCTGCCAAAGGCTCCGTTGGCGCCTCTGGTGACTTAGCACCTTTATCGCATATGACGCTGGCCATGATGGGCGAAGGCGACGTCTATGTTGGCGGCAAAAAAGTACCCGCTGCTGAGGCATTAGCGCAGCATGGTCTTGAGCCCATTACTCTTGCGGCAAAGGAAGGTCTTGCCTTGATTAACGGCACCCAAGTATCCACCGCACTGGCATTGCGCGGTTATTTCTTAGCGCGAGATTTACTTGAGACAGCCACCATCGTCGGCTCCATGTCTATTGATGCCGCCAAAGGCTCGGATGCCCCATTTGACGCACGTATTCATGAAGTGCGTGGTCATCATGGGCAAATTGAAATCGCTAAAGCGCATCGTCAGCTGATTAAAGGCAGTGCTATTCGCGCCTCCCATGATGGTGAGCAAGACGATAGAGTACAAGACCCTTATTGCTTACGCTGCCAGCCACAAGTCATGGGTGCTTGCCTTGATATCATCAACCAAGCAGGCAAGACTTTATTAATTGAATCTAATGCGGTGACCGATAATCCGCTGATTTTCACTAACGATGATGGCCCAGTGGCTATCTCAGGTGGTAACTTTCATGCTGAGCCAGTTGCTTTTGCTGCAGATATTTTAGCATTGGCAATAGCCGAGATTGGCTCTATGTCTGAGCGCCGTGTGGCTTTATTAATTGATGCAACCTTGTCAGGTGGCCTACCGCCATTCTTGGTGGATAATGCGGGGGTAAACTCAGGCTTTATGATTGCCCATGTGACCGCAGCGGCGCTAGCTTCAGAGAACAAGTCTATCGCCCATCCTGGCAGCGTTGATAGCATTCCAACTTCTGCCAACCAAGAAGACCATGTATCGATGGCAACCTATTGTGCGCGCCGCCTATATGAGATGGCGCAAAATACCGCTACCATCGTTGGTATTGAGCTATTGGCTGCTGGTCAAGGTATCGACTTCCATCGTGGACTAGATACTTCAGAGCCATTACAGACAGCGCATCAGAAACTACGCGAGCAAGTCACTTTTTATGATAAAGATCGCTACCTAGCGCCTGATATCGAAGCCGCAAAGCAGCTGGTATTAGATGGTACGCTCACCGAATATTGGCAGTCACTGCGTAGTGATTGGTATGAGTCTAAATAG
- the hutU gene encoding urocanate hydratase — translation MSNNGTSNNNEFTRRDESRNIAAPTGSTLNCKSWLTEAPYRMLQNNLHPDVAENPKSLVVYGGIGRAARNWESYDQILASLKELEDDETLLVQSGKPVGVFQTHENAPRVLIANSNLVPRWATWEHFNELDRKDLFMYGQMTAGSWIYIGTQGIVQGTYETFVEAGRQHYDGDWSGRWILTAGLGGMGGAQPLAATFAGATSLNIECQQSSIDFRLRTGYVDKQADDLDHAYELIKQHTDAGEAVSIALLGNAADILPEMVKRANAGEIKPDLVTDQTSAHDLINGYLPSGWTVEEWKAAQENPDQHAALTKDAAASCAVHVQAMLDLQEMGIPTTDYGNNIRQVAFDEGVKNAFNFPGFVPAYIRPLFCQGKGPFRWVALSGDPEDIYKTDQKIKELFPENQHIHRWLDMAKERIQFQGLPARICWLGLGERDKAGLAFNEMVKNGELKGPIVIGRDHLDTGSVASPNRETESMKDGSDAVSDWALLNGMLNVAGGATWVSLHHGGGVGMGYSQHSGMVIVADGTDAAAKRLARVLVNDCGSGVMRHADAGYELAIKTAKDYGLNLPMIK, via the coding sequence ATGAGCAACAACGGCACCAGCAACAATAATGAATTTACGCGTCGTGATGAGAGTCGTAATATTGCTGCGCCTACTGGCAGTACGCTGAATTGCAAAAGCTGGCTGACCGAAGCCCCTTATCGCATGCTGCAAAATAACCTACACCCTGACGTCGCTGAAAACCCAAAAAGCTTGGTTGTGTATGGCGGTATCGGACGTGCAGCCCGTAACTGGGAAAGCTATGATCAAATACTCGCGTCACTCAAAGAACTAGAAGACGATGAGACATTACTCGTGCAATCAGGCAAACCGGTTGGCGTCTTTCAAACTCATGAAAATGCACCGCGCGTATTGATTGCCAACTCCAACCTTGTTCCGCGCTGGGCAACGTGGGAGCATTTCAATGAGCTGGATCGCAAAGACCTATTTATGTATGGTCAGATGACTGCCGGTAGCTGGATATATATCGGCACCCAAGGCATCGTGCAAGGCACTTACGAGACCTTTGTCGAAGCAGGTCGCCAGCATTATGATGGCGACTGGAGCGGACGCTGGATTTTGACCGCAGGTCTTGGTGGTATGGGCGGCGCACAGCCATTAGCGGCGACCTTTGCTGGCGCGACTTCTCTAAACATCGAGTGCCAGCAGTCTAGTATTGATTTCCGTTTGCGTACTGGTTACGTCGATAAGCAAGCAGACGATCTTGACCATGCTTATGAGCTGATTAAGCAGCATACGGATGCAGGTGAAGCGGTCTCAATCGCGCTACTTGGTAACGCTGCAGACATCTTGCCTGAGATGGTCAAGCGTGCCAATGCAGGCGAGATAAAACCTGACTTAGTCACTGATCAAACTTCTGCTCATGATTTGATCAATGGCTATCTACCAAGTGGCTGGACAGTTGAAGAATGGAAAGCAGCACAAGAAAATCCAGACCAACATGCCGCCTTAACCAAAGATGCCGCCGCATCTTGTGCCGTACACGTGCAGGCCATGCTAGATCTACAAGAAATGGGTATCCCAACGACTGATTATGGTAATAACATTCGTCAAGTTGCCTTTGATGAAGGGGTAAAAAACGCCTTTAATTTCCCAGGTTTTGTTCCTGCTTATATTCGTCCGCTGTTTTGCCAAGGCAAAGGCCCATTCCGCTGGGTCGCATTATCAGGTGATCCAGAAGATATCTACAAAACCGATCAAAAAATTAAAGAGCTGTTCCCTGAAAATCAGCATATTCATCGCTGGCTAGACATGGCGAAAGAACGTATTCAATTTCAAGGCTTGCCAGCGCGTATCTGCTGGTTAGGTCTTGGTGAACGAGACAAAGCAGGCTTGGCATTTAATGAGATGGTTAAAAATGGTGAGCTAAAAGGTCCTATCGTTATCGGCCGTGACCATTTGGATACTGGCTCTGTTGCCAGCCCAAACCGCGAAACAGAAAGTATGAAAGATGGCTCGGACGCTGTGTCTGACTGGGCATTATTAAATGGCATGCTCAATGTCGCAGGCGGCGCCACTTGGGTGTCATTGCATCATGGCGGCGGCGTAGGTATGGGTTACTCGCAGCACTCTGGCATGGTCATCGTCGCTGACGGCACAGATGCGGCTGCCAAGCGCTTGGCGCGAGTACTGGTCAATGATTGCGGCTCAGGTGTGATGCGTCATGCGGATGCAGGCTATGAGCTGGCTATCAAAACAGCGAAAGACTACGGCTTAAATCTACCGATGATTAAATAG